Genomic window (Mycoplasmopsis citelli):
ACTTATAGATTTTAGCATCTTCAACTAATTGAGTTCCAAAGTTAGCTTTATCAGCATATCAAGTTGAATTGTGTGCTTTGGTAATTCCATAACGGAATCCATTTGGATTGACCTTTTGTCCCATAATTAGTTTTTCTCCTCTAAAACAATTGATAAATTTGATGTACGTTTAAAAATAGAATAAGCTCGACCTTGGCTTCTTGGTTGGAATCTTTTAAGAGTAGGGCCTTCATTAACATAAACTTCTTTTACGAATAATTTTGATGCGTCCATTCCATGGTTATTAGTAGCATTTGCAATGGCTGAATTAAGTAATTTCAAGAAGATTCGAGCAGATTTTTTACTGGTATTGTGTAATAATGACAATGCCATTTTGACATCTTTTCCACGGAAAAGATTAGCTACAAGTTTAGCTTTTGAAACGCTAACTCT
Coding sequences:
- the rplV gene encoding 50S ribosomal protein L22; the protein is MQQAKAHVKLQRVSVSKAKLVANLFRGKDVKMALSLLHNTSKKSARIFLKLLNSAIANATNNHGMDASKLFVKEVYVNEGPTLKRFQPRSQGRAYSIFKRTSNLSIVLEEKN